The following are from one region of the Synechococcus sp. CBW1108 genome:
- the secY gene encoding preprotein translocase subunit SecY produces the protein MLVSRGRNPSAGEILSQLIQSKGLRDRVLTTLGLLLLVRLGIYIPMPGIDRVAFQEFLSRGGQLIGFLDIFTGGGLSTLGIFALGILPFINASIIIQLLTAALPQLEDLQKNEGEAGRRKIAQITRYVALGWGILQSLVFALILRQYATEGLSEPVFVIQTALALVTGSMVVMWISEVITERGIGQGASLVIFVNIVATLPKALGSTIELAQSGDRSTVGGIVVLVLVFLLTIVGIIFVQEGNRRIPIVSAKRQVGGAGVLSARQSYLPLKLNAGGVMPIIFASAVVFLPLTIANLTGSPWLIQLAGYLNPNSSTPWLYALVFFALICGFGFFYASLTVNPVDIATNLKRSGVAIPGVRPGSATATYLSGVQNRLTLLGGLFLGAVAIIPSAVEGATQVRTFQGLGATSLLILVGVAIDTAKQVQTYVISQRYEGMVRQ, from the coding sequence ATGCTTGTTAGCCGGGGTCGCAACCCCAGTGCCGGGGAAATCCTCAGCCAACTGATCCAATCCAAGGGCCTGCGCGACCGGGTGCTGACCACCCTCGGCCTGTTACTGCTCGTGCGGCTGGGCATCTACATCCCGATGCCGGGCATCGACCGGGTGGCCTTCCAGGAGTTCCTCTCCCGCGGCGGCCAGCTGATCGGCTTCCTTGACATTTTCACCGGCGGAGGCCTCTCCACCCTGGGCATCTTTGCCCTGGGGATCCTGCCCTTCATCAACGCCTCGATCATCATCCAGCTGCTCACCGCAGCCCTGCCCCAGCTCGAAGACCTCCAGAAAAACGAGGGCGAGGCAGGCCGCCGCAAAATCGCCCAGATCACCCGCTACGTGGCCCTGGGCTGGGGGATCCTCCAGAGCCTGGTGTTCGCCCTGATCCTGCGGCAGTACGCCACCGAGGGCCTCTCGGAACCCGTATTCGTGATCCAGACGGCCCTCGCCCTGGTGACCGGCTCGATGGTGGTGATGTGGATCAGCGAAGTGATCACCGAGCGAGGCATCGGCCAGGGGGCCTCCCTGGTGATCTTCGTGAACATCGTTGCCACCCTGCCGAAGGCCCTCGGCTCCACCATTGAGCTGGCCCAGAGCGGCGACCGCAGCACCGTCGGCGGCATCGTAGTGCTGGTACTGGTCTTCCTGCTGACGATCGTGGGGATCATCTTTGTGCAGGAGGGCAACCGCCGCATCCCGATCGTGAGTGCCAAGCGTCAGGTGGGGGGAGCCGGGGTGCTCTCGGCCCGCCAGAGCTACCTGCCCCTCAAGCTCAATGCCGGCGGGGTGATGCCGATCATTTTCGCCTCGGCAGTGGTGTTCCTACCCCTCACCATCGCCAACCTCACCGGCAGCCCCTGGCTGATCCAACTGGCTGGCTATCTCAACCCCAACAGCAGCACCCCCTGGCTCTACGCACTGGTGTTCTTCGCCCTGATCTGCGGCTTTGGCTTTTTCTACGCCTCCCTCACCGTCAATCCGGTGGACATCGCCACCAACCTCAAACGCAGCGGAGTGGCGATCCCAGGGGTACGTCCCGGCTCCGCCACCGCCACCTACCTCAGTGGCGTCCAAAACCGTTTGACCCTGCTGGGGGGGCTGTTTCTAGGCGCCGTAGCAATCATCCCTTCGGCCGTGGAAGGGGCAACCCAGGTGCGCACCTTCCAGGGTCTGGGGGCCACCTCCCTGCTAATCCTGGTGGGCGTGGCTATCGACACGGCCAAGCAGGTGCAGACTTACGTGATCTCCCAACGCTATGAGGGGATGGTGCGGCAGTGA
- the rplO gene encoding 50S ribosomal protein L15 gives MSINLQSLKANPGARRRKLRKGRGIAAGQGASCGFGMRGQKSRSGSPTRPGFEGGQMPLYRRIPKLKHFELVNTKEYTIINVAKLADCEAGSTVNLDSLVKDGLVTSPKHPLKVLGNGDLKAKLTVQAAAFTASARSKIEAAGGSCQVI, from the coding sequence ATGAGCATCAATCTCCAGTCCCTGAAAGCCAATCCCGGTGCCCGCCGCCGCAAACTGCGCAAGGGCCGCGGCATCGCCGCGGGCCAGGGCGCCAGCTGTGGCTTCGGCATGCGGGGCCAGAAGTCCCGCTCCGGTAGCCCCACCCGACCAGGTTTCGAGGGGGGCCAGATGCCCCTATACCGCCGCATCCCCAAGCTCAAGCACTTTGAGCTGGTGAACACCAAGGAGTACACGATCATCAATGTGGCCAAGCTGGCCGACTGCGAGGCCGGCAGCACCGTGAACCTTGACTCCCTTGTGAAGGATGGCCTGGTCACCAGCCCCAAGCACCCCCTCAAGGTGCTCGGCAACGGCGACCTCAAGGCAAAGCTCACCGTGCAGGCAGCTGCCTTCACCGCCAGCGCCCGCAGCAAGATCGAAGCTGCTGGTGGCAGTTGCCAAGTCATCTGA
- the rpsE gene encoding 30S ribosomal protein S5: MTETNDQVQSNDIPAASDVPAAAEGQQERRGGRGDNRGGDSRRGGGGRGRDNRRGQERDSEWQERVVQIRRVSKTVKGGKKMSFRAIVVVGNEKGQVGVGVGKAGDVIGAVRKGVADGKKHLVKVPLTRHSSIPTLSNGCDGAASVLIRPAAPGTGVIAGGSIRTVLELAGIKNVLAKRLGSKTPLNNARAAMQALAGLRTHKETAKERGISLEQIYS, from the coding sequence ATGACCGAAACCAACGATCAAGTTCAGTCCAACGACATCCCGGCCGCATCCGATGTGCCTGCGGCGGCCGAAGGCCAGCAGGAGCGCCGCGGTGGCCGCGGTGATAATCGGGGTGGCGACAGCCGCCGCGGTGGCGGCGGCCGGGGGCGGGACAACCGCCGCGGCCAAGAGCGCGACTCCGAGTGGCAGGAACGGGTGGTGCAGATCCGCCGCGTCTCCAAAACCGTCAAGGGCGGCAAGAAGATGAGCTTCCGGGCCATCGTTGTCGTCGGCAACGAGAAGGGTCAGGTGGGCGTCGGTGTCGGCAAGGCCGGCGACGTGATCGGTGCCGTCCGCAAGGGCGTGGCCGATGGCAAGAAACACCTGGTCAAGGTGCCCCTCACCCGCCACAGCTCCATTCCCACCCTCAGCAATGGCTGTGACGGAGCCGCCAGCGTGCTGATCCGTCCAGCCGCTCCGGGTACCGGTGTGATTGCGGGCGGTTCGATCCGCACCGTGCTCGAGCTCGCCGGCATCAAGAACGTGCTGGCCAAGCGCCTCGGCTCCAAGACCCCCCTGAACAATGCCCGGGCTGCGATGCAGGCTCTGGCTGGCCTCCGCACCCATAAGGAGACCGCCAAGGAGCGGGGCATCTCCCTTGAGCAGATCTACTCCTGA
- the rplR gene encoding 50S ribosomal protein L18, producing the protein MSSITRKFQTQKRHRRLRRLLSGTAARPRLAVFRSNNHIYAQVIDDDAQNTLCAASTLDKDLRTSLTTSATCDASVAVGELVAKRALAQGIQQVVFDRGGNLYHGRVKALADAAREAGLQF; encoded by the coding sequence ATGTCTTCTATCACCCGCAAATTTCAGACCCAGAAGCGTCACCGCCGCCTGCGTCGCCTACTCAGTGGCACCGCCGCCCGCCCGCGGCTGGCCGTGTTCCGCTCGAACAATCACATCTACGCCCAAGTCATCGACGACGACGCCCAGAACACCCTCTGTGCGGCCTCAACCCTTGACAAGGACCTACGCACCAGCCTCACCACTAGCGCCACCTGCGATGCCTCCGTGGCCGTGGGTGAGCTGGTCGCCAAACGGGCCCTTGCCCAGGGCATCCAGCAGGTGGTCTTCGATCGAGGCGGCAACCTGTACCACGGCCGGGTCAAGGCCCTGGCTGATGCCGCCCGGGAAGCGGGCCTTCAGTTCTGA
- the rplF gene encoding 50S ribosomal protein L6, translating to MSRIGKAPIPLPDKVSVILHGLAVTVKGPKGELSRTLPDGVQISQDGNTLVVRPTSETRRSRERHGLCRTLVANMVEGVSQGYTRKLEIIGVGYRAALQGTKLVVSAGYSHQVEVVPPDGITFSVEGNTTVLVSGANKELVGNEAAKVRAIRPPEPYKGKGIKYQGERILRKAGKTGKK from the coding sequence ATGTCACGTATTGGTAAAGCACCCATTCCCCTCCCCGACAAGGTGAGTGTCATCCTCCATGGTCTGGCAGTCACCGTGAAGGGGCCGAAGGGCGAACTCAGCCGCACCTTGCCCGATGGGGTGCAGATCTCCCAGGACGGCAACACCCTGGTGGTGAGACCCACCAGTGAGACCAGGCGCTCCCGGGAGCGCCACGGCCTCTGCCGCACCCTTGTTGCCAACATGGTTGAAGGCGTCAGCCAGGGCTACACCCGCAAGCTGGAAATCATCGGCGTGGGCTACCGCGCCGCCCTCCAGGGCACCAAGCTGGTGGTCTCCGCTGGCTACAGCCACCAGGTGGAGGTGGTGCCCCCTGATGGGATCACCTTCTCCGTCGAGGGCAACACCACCGTGCTGGTCTCAGGCGCCAACAAGGAGCTGGTGGGCAACGAAGCGGCCAAAGTGCGCGCCATTCGTCCGCCCGAGCCCTACAAGGGCAAGGGGATCAAATACCAGGGTGAACGCATCCTGCGCAAGGCCGGAAAGACCGGTAAGAAGTGA
- the rpsH gene encoding 30S ribosomal protein S8, with the protein MANHDPISDMLTRIRNASEKRHETTKIPASRLVRNIANVLQQEGFIAAISEEGEGVQKHLVLELKYSGKHRQPTIRSVQRVSKPGLRIYKNNRQLPKVLGGLGVAIISTSKGVMSDRDARKQGVGGEVLCYVY; encoded by the coding sequence ATGGCCAATCACGACCCAATTTCAGACATGCTCACCCGCATTCGCAATGCGAGCGAGAAGCGTCACGAGACCACCAAGATCCCTGCCTCCCGCCTGGTGCGCAACATTGCCAACGTGCTGCAGCAGGAGGGCTTCATCGCCGCCATCTCCGAAGAGGGCGAGGGGGTGCAGAAGCACCTGGTGCTGGAGCTCAAGTACAGCGGCAAACATCGCCAGCCGACCATCCGCTCCGTACAGCGGGTCAGTAAGCCTGGCCTGCGCATCTACAAGAACAATCGCCAGTTGCCCAAAGTTTTGGGCGGCCTGGGAGTGGCCATCATCTCCACCTCTAAGGGAGTGATGAGCGACCGCGACGCCCGCAAGCAGGGCGTCGGTGGCGAAGTGCTTTGCTACGTCTACTGA
- the rplE gene encoding 50S ribosomal protein L5 codes for MSLKQRYRETIQPKLLKDLNLSNIHEVPKVVKVTLNRGLGEAAQNAKALEASITELATITGQKVVVTRAKKAIASFKIRQGMPIGVAVTLRGERMYAFLERLINLALPRIRDFRGVSPKSFDGRGNYTLGIREQIIFPEISFDKIDAIRGMDVTIVTNARNDEEGRALLREMGMPFRSN; via the coding sequence ATGTCTCTGAAACAGCGCTACCGGGAGACGATTCAGCCCAAACTCCTCAAGGATCTGAATCTCTCCAACATTCACGAAGTTCCCAAGGTGGTGAAAGTCACCCTCAACCGGGGCCTCGGTGAAGCAGCCCAGAATGCCAAGGCCCTTGAAGCCTCAATTACCGAGCTGGCCACTATCACTGGTCAGAAGGTGGTGGTGACCCGCGCCAAGAAGGCCATCGCCAGCTTCAAGATCCGCCAGGGCATGCCCATTGGGGTGGCTGTCACCCTGCGGGGCGAGCGGATGTACGCCTTCCTGGAGCGCTTGATCAACCTCGCTCTGCCGCGTATCCGCGACTTCCGGGGCGTCAGCCCCAAGAGCTTTGACGGCCGTGGAAATTACACCCTGGGGATCCGCGAACAGATCATCTTTCCCGAGATCTCATTCGACAAAATCGATGCGATCCGAGGCATGGACGTGACGATCGTGACCAACGCCCGTAACGACGAAGAGGGCCGGGCCCTCCTCCGCGAGATGGGAATGCCGTTCCGCAGCAACTAG
- the rplX gene encoding 50S ribosomal protein L24, whose amino-acid sequence MATATPKAKTPERIKMRLKKGDTVQVIAGKEKGKTGEVLRTLPYDNRVVVQGINLRTRHVKPTQEGESGRIVTEEASLHASNVMLYSTTQKVASRVEIVVEKDGSKKRRLKKTGEILA is encoded by the coding sequence ATGGCCACCGCAACCCCCAAGGCCAAGACACCCGAGCGCATCAAGATGCGACTCAAAAAAGGCGACACCGTTCAGGTGATTGCTGGCAAGGAGAAAGGCAAGACCGGTGAGGTGCTCCGCACCCTGCCCTACGACAACCGGGTTGTGGTGCAGGGCATCAACCTCCGCACCCGTCACGTCAAACCCACCCAGGAAGGCGAAAGCGGCCGAATCGTCACCGAGGAAGCCTCCCTGCACGCCTCCAACGTCATGCTCTACTCAACCACACAAAAAGTGGCCAGCCGAGTTGAAATTGTGGTGGAAAAGGACGGCAGCAAAAAGCGTCGTCTCAAGAAGACGGGAGAAATCTTGGCTTGA
- the rplN gene encoding 50S ribosomal protein L14 yields MIQQETYLNVADNSGAKRIQCIRVLGTNRRYAHVGDVIVAAVKDAMPNMGVKKSDVVKAVVVRTRATLRRDTGNSIRFDDNAAVILGTDNNPKGTRVFGPVARELRERNFTKIVSLAPEVI; encoded by the coding sequence ATGATCCAACAAGAAACCTACCTAAACGTCGCTGATAACAGCGGCGCCAAGCGCATCCAGTGCATCCGGGTGCTCGGCACCAACCGTCGCTACGCCCACGTGGGCGATGTGATTGTCGCTGCCGTCAAAGACGCCATGCCCAACATGGGCGTCAAGAAGTCCGATGTGGTGAAAGCCGTGGTGGTGCGCACCAGGGCCACCCTGCGCCGCGATACGGGCAACTCGATCCGATTTGACGACAACGCCGCCGTAATCCTGGGCACCGACAACAACCCCAAGGGCACCCGGGTATTCGGTCCAGTGGCCCGCGAATTGCGCGAGCGCAACTTCACCAAGATTGTCTCCCTTGCTCCTGAGGTGATCTGA
- the rpsQ gene encoding 30S ribosomal protein S17, whose product MALKERVGTVVSDKMDKTVVVAVENRFPHPIYQKTVSRTTRYKAHDEANSCKVGDRVRITETRPLSRTKRWAVAEVLTNSPSA is encoded by the coding sequence ATGGCACTCAAGGAAAGGGTCGGCACCGTCGTCAGCGACAAGATGGACAAAACGGTGGTGGTGGCGGTGGAAAACCGCTTCCCCCATCCCATCTATCAAAAGACGGTCAGTCGCACCACCCGCTACAAAGCCCACGACGAAGCGAACAGCTGCAAAGTGGGCGACCGGGTTCGCATCACCGAAACCCGCCCGCTCAGTCGCACCAAGCGCTGGGCTGTGGCCGAAGTTCTTACCAACAGCCCGTCAGCTTGA
- the rpmC gene encoding 50S ribosomal protein L29, which translates to MAKPNIADTRKLSGDQINEQVNATRRELFELRFQQATRRLENTHRFKEARIKLAHLFTVQQEQQRSATKADSAS; encoded by the coding sequence ATGGCAAAGCCCAACATCGCCGATACGCGCAAGCTCAGCGGCGACCAGATCAACGAACAGGTGAACGCCACCCGGCGTGAACTGTTTGAGTTGCGCTTCCAGCAGGCCACCCGTCGGCTGGAAAACACGCACCGTTTCAAGGAAGCCCGCATCAAGCTGGCCCACCTGTTCACGGTGCAGCAAGAGCAGCAACGCTCCGCCACCAAGGCTGATTCAGCCTCCTGA
- the rplP gene encoding 50S ribosomal protein L16, whose protein sequence is MLSPRRVKFRKQQRGRMRGVATRGNTIAFGEFALQAQECGWITSRQIEASRRAMTRHVKRGGKIWIRIFPDKPVTMRAAETRMGSGKGNPEFWVAVIKPGRILFEMGGAEITPEIAKEAMRLAQYKLPVKTKFLTLADQETAAPVEA, encoded by the coding sequence ATGCTGAGTCCAAGACGCGTCAAATTCCGCAAACAGCAACGAGGCCGCATGCGCGGTGTCGCCACCCGGGGCAACACGATTGCCTTCGGTGAGTTTGCCTTGCAAGCCCAGGAATGTGGCTGGATCACCTCACGCCAGATTGAGGCCAGTCGCCGGGCCATGACCCGCCATGTCAAGCGGGGGGGCAAGATCTGGATCCGAATCTTCCCAGACAAGCCCGTCACCATGCGTGCCGCCGAAACCCGCATGGGTTCCGGCAAGGGCAACCCTGAGTTCTGGGTGGCTGTAATCAAGCCAGGCAGGATTCTCTTCGAGATGGGTGGGGCCGAAATCACCCCAGAGATAGCCAAGGAAGCCATGCGTCTGGCGCAATACAAGCTTCCTGTGAAGACCAAATTCCTGACCCTGGCGGATCAGGAAACTGCAGCTCCTGTGGAGGCCTGA
- the rpsC gene encoding 30S ribosomal protein S3, protein MGHKIHPTGLRLGITQDHRSRWYAPSKTYPTLLQEDDRIRKFVHKKYGAAGISDVLIARKADQLEVELKTARPGVLVGRQGSGIEELRTGIQQTLGDANRQVRINVVEVERVDADAFLLAEYIAQQLEKRVAFRRVIRMAVQRAQRAGVLGLKIQVSGRLNGAEIARTEWTREGRVPLHTLRADIDYATKLASTTYGVLGIKVWVFKGEILPGQKEQLPVGAAPRRRTKRQPQQFEDRSNKE, encoded by the coding sequence ATGGGACACAAGATCCATCCAACCGGCCTGCGCCTGGGGATCACCCAGGACCACCGCTCCCGTTGGTACGCACCAAGCAAAACCTATCCAACCCTCCTCCAGGAGGACGACCGGATTCGCAAATTCGTCCATAAGAAGTACGGCGCTGCCGGCATCAGCGATGTGCTGATTGCCCGCAAGGCCGACCAATTGGAAGTCGAACTCAAGACAGCTCGTCCCGGCGTGCTTGTTGGCCGCCAGGGCAGTGGCATTGAGGAACTGCGCACCGGCATCCAGCAAACCCTCGGCGACGCCAACCGCCAAGTGCGCATCAACGTAGTTGAGGTGGAGCGGGTCGACGCCGATGCCTTCCTGCTGGCTGAGTACATCGCCCAGCAGCTAGAGAAGCGGGTTGCCTTCCGCCGGGTGATCCGCATGGCGGTGCAGCGGGCCCAACGGGCCGGCGTGCTTGGCCTCAAGATCCAGGTGAGCGGTCGCCTCAACGGCGCCGAAATTGCCCGCACCGAATGGACCCGCGAAGGTCGCGTGCCCCTGCACACCCTCCGCGCCGACATCGACTACGCCACCAAACTTGCCAGCACCACCTATGGGGTTCTGGGCATCAAGGTGTGGGTGTTCAAAGGCGAAATTCTGCCCGGCCAGAAGGAGCAGCTACCCGTTGGTGCGGCCCCCCGCCGCCGCACCAAGCGGCAGCCGCAACAGTTTGAAGACCGCTCCAACAAAGAGTGA
- the rplV gene encoding 50S ribosomal protein L22, producing MANTTSNQALAHGRYIRGSVSKVRRVLDQIRGRSYREALIMLEFMPYRSTGPITKVLRSAVANAEHNMGLDPANLVIASAIADMGPCLKRFRPRAQGRAYAIKKQTCHISIAVAPST from the coding sequence ATGGCAAACACCACTTCCAACCAAGCCCTCGCCCACGGTCGCTACATCCGCGGTTCCGTGTCGAAGGTGCGTCGGGTTCTCGACCAAATCCGTGGCCGCAGCTATCGCGAGGCCCTGATCATGCTCGAGTTCATGCCCTACCGCTCCACCGGCCCAATTACCAAGGTGCTGCGCTCTGCGGTGGCCAACGCTGAGCACAACATGGGCCTGGATCCTGCCAACTTGGTGATCGCCTCGGCAATCGCCGACATGGGACCGTGCCTGAAGCGCTTCCGCCCCCGCGCCCAGGGCCGTGCCTACGCGATCAAGAAACAAACTTGCCACATCAGCATTGCTGTGGCTCCTTCCACCTGA
- the rpsS gene encoding 30S ribosomal protein S19 produces MGRSLKKGPFVADSLLRKVEKQNVADDKTVIKTWSRASTILPMMIGHTIAVHNGKSHVPVYVTEQMVGHKLGEFAPTRTFRGHIKDKKGGR; encoded by the coding sequence ATGGGACGTTCACTCAAAAAAGGGCCATTTGTTGCCGACAGCTTGCTTCGCAAGGTTGAAAAGCAAAACGTGGCTGACGACAAGACCGTGATCAAAACCTGGTCTCGGGCTTCCACTATCCTGCCAATGATGATTGGCCACACAATCGCCGTTCATAACGGCAAATCCCATGTTCCCGTCTATGTGACGGAGCAGATGGTGGGCCACAAACTCGGGGAATTCGCCCCCACCCGCACCTTCCGGGGCCACATCAAGGATAAGAAAGGAGGCCGCTGA
- the rplB gene encoding 50S ribosomal protein L2: protein MAIRNYRPITPGTRTRVASDFSEITGRGRERGLVIAKHRRKGRNNRGVITCRHRGGGHKRLYRIVDFRRDKHGVTAKVAAIHYDPHRNARLALLFYADGEKRYILAPAGIELGQQVISGPDSPIETGNALPLAAIPLGSSVHNVELYAGRGGQMVRTAGASAQVVAKEGDYVALKLPSTEVRLVRRECYATVGEVGNSEVRNTSLGKAGRKRWLGRRPEVRGSVMNPCDHPHGGGEGRAPIGRSGPVTPWGKPALGYKTRKRNKPSNRFVLRKRRRVSKRSRGGRDS from the coding sequence ATGGCAATCCGTAACTACCGACCCATCACCCCCGGCACCCGCACCCGCGTCGCCAGTGACTTCTCTGAAATCACTGGCCGCGGCCGCGAGCGGGGGCTGGTTATCGCCAAACACCGCCGCAAGGGCCGCAACAACCGCGGCGTGATCACCTGCCGCCACCGCGGTGGTGGCCACAAGCGCCTCTACCGCATCGTCGACTTCCGCCGCGACAAGCATGGCGTAACTGCGAAGGTGGCCGCCATCCACTACGACCCCCATCGCAACGCCCGTCTGGCCCTGCTCTTCTACGCCGACGGCGAGAAGCGCTACATCCTTGCCCCCGCAGGGATTGAACTGGGCCAACAGGTGATCTCCGGCCCCGATTCGCCGATTGAAACCGGCAATGCCTTACCGCTGGCCGCCATCCCCCTCGGCTCAAGCGTCCACAACGTGGAGCTCTATGCCGGCCGGGGTGGCCAGATGGTGCGCACCGCCGGGGCCAGTGCCCAGGTGGTTGCCAAAGAGGGGGACTACGTCGCCCTCAAACTGCCCTCCACCGAAGTGCGCCTGGTACGCAGGGAGTGCTACGCCACCGTGGGCGAAGTGGGCAATTCAGAGGTGCGTAACACCAGTCTCGGCAAAGCCGGCCGCAAGCGCTGGCTGGGCCGCCGCCCGGAAGTGCGCGGTTCGGTGATGAACCCCTGCGACCACCCCCATGGTGGTGGTGAAGGCCGTGCCCCGATCGGCCGCTCTGGGCCGGTCACCCCCTGGGGCAAACCTGCCCTGGGCTACAAAACCCGTAAGCGGAACAAACCCAGCAATCGGTTTGTGCTTCGGAAACGTCGCCGGGTCTCCAAACGGAGTCGGGGCGGACGCGATTCCTGA
- a CDS encoding 50S ribosomal protein L23, whose amino-acid sequence MAERFSSRLADVIRRPLITEKATRALEQNQYTFEVDHRAAKPDIKAAVEQMFDVKVIGISTMNPPRRSRRVGRFAGKRAQVKKAVVRLAEGNAIQLFPES is encoded by the coding sequence ATGGCTGAGCGCTTTTCAAGCCGGCTTGCGGATGTGATCCGCAGGCCGCTGATCACCGAGAAGGCCACCCGCGCCCTCGAACAGAACCAATACACCTTTGAGGTGGACCATCGGGCTGCCAAGCCCGACATCAAGGCGGCCGTTGAACAGATGTTCGACGTCAAGGTCATCGGCATCAGCACCATGAATCCGCCCCGCCGCTCCCGGCGGGTGGGACGCTTCGCCGGCAAACGTGCCCAGGTGAAGAAAGCGGTGGTGCGCCTGGCCGAGGGCAACGCCATCCAGCTTTTCCCGGAGTCCTGA
- the rplD gene encoding 50S ribosomal protein L4, which yields MTQCVIRDWQGKEAGKAALDLKVAKQSSATDLIHRAVVRQLANARQGTASTLTRAEVAGGGRKPYKQKGTGRARQGSIRTPLRPGGGVVFGPKPRSYTLTMNRKERRLALRTALMSRIDDIIVVQGFGVGLDTPKTKEITAALARLGIELGAKVLVVLDGASEAVRLSVRNLEKVKLIAADQLNVFDLLHANKLVVSEEALAKIQEVYGDG from the coding sequence ATGACTCAATGCGTAATCCGTGACTGGCAAGGCAAGGAAGCCGGCAAGGCTGCCCTCGACCTCAAAGTCGCCAAGCAATCCTCTGCAACCGATCTGATCCACCGCGCCGTTGTCCGCCAACTGGCCAATGCCCGCCAGGGCACGGCCAGTACCCTCACCCGCGCCGAAGTGGCTGGTGGCGGCCGCAAGCCCTACAAGCAAAAGGGCACCGGTCGGGCCCGCCAGGGATCGATCCGCACCCCGCTCCGCCCCGGCGGCGGCGTGGTGTTTGGCCCCAAGCCCCGCAGCTACACCCTGACGATGAACCGTAAGGAACGTCGCCTGGCCCTGCGCACCGCCCTGATGAGCCGCATCGACGACATCATTGTGGTTCAGGGCTTCGGAGTGGGACTGGACACCCCCAAAACCAAAGAGATCACCGCAGCTCTCGCCCGCCTCGGCATTGAGCTTGGCGCCAAGGTGCTGGTGGTACTCGATGGGGCCTCGGAGGCTGTGCGACTTTCCGTCCGCAACCTGGAGAAGGTGAAGTTGATCGCCGCTGATCAGCTCAACGTGTTCGACCTGCTCCACGCCAACAAGTTGGTCGTGAGCGAAGAAGCACTCGCAAAGATTCAGGAGGTTTACGGCGATGGCTGA
- the rplC gene encoding 50S ribosomal protein L3 — MSIGILGKKLGMSQFFDEEGNSIPVTLIEAGPCRITQIKSTSTDGYTAVQLGFGDIREKLVNRPAKGHLSKSGEDLLRHLKEYRVDSVDGLELGGSISVTAFEAGQKVDVSGDTMGRGFSGLQKRHGFSRGPMTHGSKNHREPGSIGAGTTPGRVYPGKRMAGRYGGKQITTRGLVILKVDAERNLLVVKGSVPGKPGALLNIRPANRVGAKAGN, encoded by the coding sequence ATGTCTATCGGCATCCTTGGGAAGAAATTGGGCATGTCCCAGTTCTTCGATGAAGAGGGCAACTCCATCCCGGTCACCTTGATCGAGGCGGGGCCTTGCCGCATCACCCAAATTAAAAGCACCAGCACCGACGGCTACACCGCCGTGCAGCTTGGGTTTGGCGACATTCGCGAAAAGCTCGTGAACAGGCCGGCCAAGGGGCACTTGAGCAAGTCGGGCGAAGATCTTCTGCGCCACCTGAAGGAATATCGGGTTGACAGCGTGGATGGTCTCGAGCTGGGTGGCTCCATCTCCGTCACGGCCTTTGAGGCCGGCCAGAAGGTGGACGTGAGCGGCGACACCATGGGGCGGGGTTTCTCCGGCCTGCAAAAGCGCCATGGCTTCAGCCGCGGCCCCATGACCCACGGTTCAAAGAACCACCGTGAGCCTGGCTCGATCGGCGCTGGCACCACGCCAGGCCGGGTCTACCCGGGCAAGCGCATGGCAGGCCGCTATGGCGGCAAACAGATCACCACCCGTGGCCTCGTCATCCTCAAAGTGGATGCCGAACGCAACCTGCTGGTGGTGAAAGGTTCAGTGCCCGGCAAGCCCGGCGCCCTGCTGAACATCCGCCCGGCGAACCGGGTGGGCGCCAAAGCTGGGAACTGA